The proteins below come from a single uncultured Carboxylicivirga sp. genomic window:
- a CDS encoding nucleotide sugar dehydrogenase: MKPNIKITIIGLGYVGLPLAIEFGKKYSTIGFDINPTRVKELSEGHDRTLEVSNDLLSQVIRNSNKEIGISFTTEINDIKDSNYFIVTVPTPTDKNNRPVLTPLIKASETIGKVLKKDDIVIFESTVYPGLTEEECVPVLERVSGLTYNKDFFAGYSPERINPGDKEHTVTKILKVTSGSTPEVAEKVDLLYQSIITAGTHKAPSIKVAEAAKVIENSQRDINIAFVNELAKIFNHLNIDTQAVLEAAGTKWNFLPFKPGLVGGHCIGVDPYYLAQKAQEAGYNPEIILAGRRLNDGMGAWVASQIIKLMIKKDQKITQSRILCLGITFKENCPDIRNTKAIDVINELKDYDCQVDVYDPWASKEEVLEEYNLQLIDNYKECQYDAIVLNVAHKQFLKIDIDSLKKDNHCVVYDIKAVWPIESVDGRL; the protein is encoded by the coding sequence GAATTTGGAAAGAAATATTCAACCATTGGCTTTGACATAAATCCTACACGTGTAAAGGAATTATCTGAAGGACATGACCGTACTTTAGAAGTTAGCAACGACTTACTATCTCAAGTTATTAGAAACTCTAACAAGGAAATTGGTATATCATTTACAACCGAAATAAATGATATAAAAGATTCCAACTATTTTATTGTAACTGTTCCTACTCCTACCGATAAAAATAATCGTCCTGTATTAACCCCTTTAATTAAAGCCAGCGAAACTATTGGTAAGGTACTTAAGAAAGACGATATAGTAATATTTGAATCAACAGTATACCCGGGCTTAACAGAGGAAGAATGTGTTCCTGTTTTGGAACGAGTGTCAGGATTAACCTACAACAAAGATTTCTTTGCAGGCTACTCTCCAGAAAGAATAAATCCGGGAGACAAAGAACATACTGTAACTAAAATTTTGAAGGTTACTTCAGGTTCAACACCCGAAGTTGCAGAAAAGGTTGACCTATTATATCAATCAATTATCACAGCAGGCACTCACAAGGCACCTTCCATCAAAGTGGCTGAGGCTGCTAAAGTAATCGAAAACAGTCAGCGTGATATCAATATCGCCTTCGTAAATGAACTGGCTAAAATATTCAATCACCTGAATATAGACACGCAAGCAGTATTGGAAGCTGCCGGAACAAAATGGAATTTCCTACCTTTTAAACCCGGTTTAGTAGGTGGCCATTGTATTGGCGTTGACCCCTATTACCTGGCACAAAAAGCTCAGGAAGCCGGTTACAACCCTGAAATAATTTTGGCAGGTCGCCGTTTAAACGATGGTATGGGAGCTTGGGTTGCCTCGCAAATCATTAAATTGATGATCAAGAAAGATCAGAAGATAACACAAAGTAGAATTCTTTGCTTAGGTATAACATTTAAAGAAAACTGCCCGGATATCAGAAATACTAAAGCTATTGATGTCATTAATGAACTTAAAGACTATGACTGTCAGGTGGATGTGTATGACCCATGGGCCAGTAAAGAAGAAGTTCTAGAGGAATACAACCTACAACTCATTGACAATTATAAAGAATGCCAATACGATGCCATTGTATTAAATGTAGCACATAAACAATTCTTGAAGATAGACATAGATTCATTGAAAAAAGATAATCATTGCGTTGTATACGATATTAAAGCAGTTTGGCCTATAGAATCGGTTGATGGACGCTTGTAA
- a CDS encoding ABC transporter permease, which produces MNSDTQHHKVTIYEAQASLSFKRLFKEIVSDMKPARELGLQLAKRDIKAAYRQSILGIIWAFIPPIVTSAIWIILNSSNTVSIEGTAIPYPAFVLIGTLLWQILTESVTQPLKSVTGGKSILSKLNFPRESLLLHAFYTVIFNTLLKLPIMAAVLIVFGINPGWQGLLFIPFVLAIILMGLTIGLIVLPVGMMYGDISRMIPFAMQFLMYLTPVIFPMPKEGMIKAFNSYNPFAFLIETSRNLITAQELPYIWHSIIAFGICSVILGLGVIVYRFIMPIIIERVGA; this is translated from the coding sequence ATGAATTCAGATACTCAACACCATAAGGTAACCATATACGAAGCACAGGCCAGCTTATCTTTTAAACGCTTATTTAAAGAAATAGTAAGCGATATGAAGCCAGCACGAGAACTGGGTTTACAACTAGCTAAAAGAGATATTAAAGCTGCTTATCGCCAATCTATTCTCGGTATAATATGGGCATTTATACCTCCTATTGTTACTTCAGCTATATGGATTATTCTTAATAGTTCCAACACTGTTTCAATTGAAGGAACGGCCATTCCTTATCCGGCCTTTGTGTTAATCGGTACTCTTCTTTGGCAGATTTTAACCGAATCGGTTACTCAGCCTCTCAAAAGTGTAACAGGGGGTAAAAGTATTCTTTCTAAATTAAATTTCCCCCGTGAATCACTCTTGCTTCATGCCTTCTATACGGTAATATTTAATACGCTTTTAAAACTGCCGATTATGGCAGCTGTTTTAATTGTATTTGGCATAAACCCGGGTTGGCAAGGACTTCTTTTTATTCCTTTTGTACTAGCTATAATTTTAATGGGTCTTACCATAGGGTTGATTGTTTTGCCGGTTGGTATGATGTATGGCGATATATCGCGTATGATTCCTTTTGCAATGCAGTTTTTAATGTACCTCACTCCGGTTATCTTTCCAATGCCTAAAGAAGGTATGATTAAAGCCTTTAACTCTTATAATCCTTTTGCTTTTTTAATCGAAACTTCTCGTAACCTCATAACGGCTCAAGAACTTCCTTATATCTGGCATAGTATTATTGCATTTGGCATATGCTCAGTTATTTTAGGGTTAGGAGTAATTGTTTACCGCTTTATTATGCCTATTATCATCGAACGCGTCGGCGCATAG
- a CDS encoding ABC transporter ATP-binding protein, with protein MSEILVKVENVSKKFCRDLKKSLWYGVKDMGTALFTNKTNHSDLRPSEFWAVKDVSFELRRGECLGLIGHNGAGKSTLLKILNGLIRPDEGKITMHGRIGALIELGAGFNPILTGRENIYNNGAVLGFSKKEIEDKFDQIVEFSEIGDFIDTPVQNYSSGMKVRLGFAVAAQMEPDILIIDEVLAVGDIGFRIKCLNKIGELLERCSVIFVSHSMPQIARICSSCILLKNGQINLHTEDIGTAISHYYNSFKSEEKRAIGTGGITINSLKVKIDHNWCDLTEQFLPSHGPIQFLLNLSINANINNIKIKLFFINSEMRTVLDIASELNSKPFSTDENSIIEKEIHIDKLPLNSGKYGISLIVQNPDTEERYLRIDNIGFLNFTSKYLSWSDCTLPATWQ; from the coding sequence ATGAGTGAAATACTAGTTAAAGTAGAAAACGTTTCAAAGAAATTTTGCCGCGATCTTAAAAAGTCGCTTTGGTATGGCGTTAAAGATATGGGCACTGCCCTTTTTACCAATAAAACTAATCATAGCGATTTAAGACCTTCTGAGTTCTGGGCGGTTAAAGATGTAAGTTTTGAATTGCGTCGTGGCGAATGCCTGGGCCTTATTGGCCACAATGGAGCCGGTAAATCTACCCTACTAAAAATACTAAACGGATTGATACGCCCCGACGAAGGTAAAATAACCATGCATGGGCGTATTGGGGCTTTAATTGAATTAGGTGCCGGCTTTAATCCCATACTTACAGGACGCGAAAATATTTACAACAACGGTGCGGTATTAGGGTTTAGTAAAAAAGAAATAGAAGACAAATTTGATCAGATTGTTGAATTCTCTGAAATAGGTGATTTTATTGATACACCCGTGCAGAATTATAGTTCAGGGATGAAAGTTAGATTAGGTTTTGCTGTAGCCGCACAAATGGAACCTGACATTTTGATTATTGACGAAGTCTTGGCTGTTGGCGATATCGGTTTTAGAATAAAATGTTTAAATAAGATTGGTGAATTGCTAGAAAGATGCTCTGTAATATTTGTATCCCATTCCATGCCCCAAATTGCGCGAATATGTAGTAGTTGTATCTTATTAAAGAATGGCCAAATAAATTTACATACTGAGGATATTGGTACAGCTATATCGCATTATTATAATTCTTTTAAAAGTGAAGAAAAAAGAGCTATAGGAACAGGTGGAATTACAATAAACTCATTGAAAGTAAAAATAGATCATAATTGGTGTGATTTAACTGAACAATTTTTACCATCTCACGGTCCAATTCAATTTTTATTAAACCTCAGTATTAATGCGAATATTAACAATATTAAAATAAAACTCTTCTTTATTAATAGTGAAATGCGCACAGTGTTAGACATTGCATCTGAATTAAATTCAAAACCTTTTAGTACGGATGAAAATTCAATTATTGAGAAAGAAATTCACATTGATAAGCTACCTTTAAATTCAGGCAAATACGGTATTAGTTTAATTGTTCAAAATCCAGATACTGAAGAAAGGTATTTACGTATTGATAATATCGGTTTTTTAAACTTCACCTCTAAATATCTTAGTTGGAGCGATTGTACGCTACCAGCTACATGGCAATAA
- a CDS encoding GxxExxY protein has protein sequence MPNLLEKQELVFKNEAYKIIGACMSVHRELGCGFLEAVYSEALAIELENQGIPFRKEVPLHIEYKGNPLNKTYIADYVCYDSIILELKALSSIESVHKAQVLNYLKATGYKLGILVNFGEQSLRYKRIVKEY, from the coding sequence ATGCCAAACTTACTTGAGAAACAAGAATTAGTTTTCAAAAATGAGGCTTACAAAATAATTGGTGCATGCATGAGTGTTCACCGCGAGCTTGGGTGTGGGTTTCTTGAAGCTGTATACTCCGAAGCTTTAGCGATTGAACTAGAAAACCAAGGAATTCCTTTCAGAAAGGAAGTTCCTTTACACATTGAATACAAAGGCAACCCTTTAAATAAAACTTATATTGCAGATTATGTCTGTTATGATAGTATCATTTTAGAACTTAAAGCATTAAGCTCTATTGAAAGTGTGCATAAAGCTCAAGTACTCAATTACCTTAAAGCAACAGGCTATAAACTAGGAATATTAGTGAACTTTGGTGAGCAATCATTAAGGTATAAACGTATAGTAAAAGAATATTAA